In Dama dama isolate Ldn47 chromosome 22, ASM3311817v1, whole genome shotgun sequence, the genomic window GGAGATTCAGGAAGACTTCCCGGAGAAGGCGGCATCTCAGCTGGGTCTTGCAAAACAAACGAAGGCTCCCATCTGTGGCCGGTCTCCCGTGGCCTCTTAAAGCGAGAGCTGCTGTCAATCAGGCTTCCAAACCCACCGCATCGCTTCCCCAACGCCTTAGGGGACCCctctgtggagaagggaaaggctggctttttcttcattttccagcTGAGGAAAGTACCCTCTGCAAAGACAGGCCAGTTTTCTGTGGACGCAAAACCAAACAGCAGTAGCatgaagaagagaagcagaattcTTCTTCGGCAAGTGGGGGGTTGTCTGCTTAGGGCTTTTGCCACACACCCCGAGACAGACCAGCCACAGTCTCATGGGGAACTGGGGCTCCCCTGCACCTGGTTTTGAAAGTCAGGCAGGTTCACATACTCCCACCAGCCATCTGGGTCCTGGACTGTCTTCCAGGCTCCCTAAGAAGCTCTGTCTACTATCCCCGCCTTCCCAAAGGACATCCTACCAACAGGAGGAGTAGCCAGCACCCTGCCTGTCCCATCTCAGAGGTTCAAAGAGACACATCCCTGCCACGTCCGTTTGCCAGTTGATGCCTGAAATCCAGTCACTGGCCCAAGGCTGCAAGACAAATAGTTTTACCTTCAAAGCTTCAGTGAGCAGGATCGCAAGGCCGGGTCTGGGCTGAGCTGGGGAGAGAGCCCAGTGTCCCCAAAGCACCTGCCGAGGTGTGGCAGCTTAGAGACAGCAGCATTCCAGATCTGGAATGGGCCAGAGCAAGCTTGTTctggtgaaaaaaaaatggaaacctgAGGCCTGCACCTGTGTCATAGCTCCgttttaaatattatcttttaaggcacaggggaaaaaaaacctgaacACATTTTCCTCACAACACAGTTTTCCAATAACACAGAAGTTTGCAGATCAATAAAAGCCTCTCAGTCCCATTCCATTCCCACCCCTTGATTCTGGGTGCCACTGTCATTTGTgtccatctgtatctcttttgggTGCTTTTATAGActtccatgtatttttaaaaaacaaaatatatagctTTTCCATAAATGGGACCATGTTACAGGCATTATTCTATGatttccatttttacttttaaactatGCGACTTCAGAAATGacactcaggacttccctgactctgagctcccaaagcaGAGGGTCCAAGTTCgaccccacacaccacaactaagagtttgcatgccgcaactaaatatctcacatgctgcaactgaaaaaaGAACCCAAATGCCATAATGAAGGTCAAAGATCCCAAGTACAgaacacccagtgcagccaaatgaattaattaattactttttaaatgacaCTTTGCCACTGTGGGGCCCAGGCTCCTCAaggagagagcaggagggtggaGTGTGTAAGGCAGCCCAGGTGGTTGCCAAAGTCCTTTCCAGCTGGCTCTGCATATAGCCAGGATGGAGGTTCCTTAACAACCTAAAAATAGAgataacatatgatccagcaatcccactcctgagcatgtaTCCAGTAAAGacaaaaactaatttgaaaacatacatgcagCCGAGGGTTCATAGCAGCTCTGTTTACAATAAGCAAGGcacagaagcaacccaagtgcccatcaacagacagtTGGTTTAATAAGATGCGGTgtgcgtgcgcgtgtgtgtgtgtacatataaatatatacatatgtggataatactcggccataaaaaagaatggaatactgccatttgcagtaacttGGGTGGACACAGAGGATATcagactaagtgaaataagacagaggaaggaaaataatatcagttcagttcaatcgctcagtcatgtctgactctttgcaaccccatgaattgcagcacgccaggcctccctgtccatcaccaactcctggagcttactcaaactcatgtccattgaatcagtgatgccatccaaccatttcatcctctgtcatcttcttctcctcctgccttcaatctttcacagcatcagagtcttttcaaatcagtcagttcttcacatcaggtggccaaagtattgaagtttcagcttcagcatcagtccttccaatgaatattcaggactgatatcctttaagatggactggttggatctccttgcagtccaaaggactctcaagagtcttctccaacaccacagttcaaaagcatcaattcttcattgctcagttttctttatagtccaactctcatatccatacatgactactggaaaaaccatagctttaactagacggacctttgttggcaaagtaatgtctctgcttttaaatacgctgtctaggttggccatgactcttcttccaaggagcaagcgtcttttagtttcatggcttcagtcaccatctgcagtgattttggagaccaaaaaaatgaagtatgtcactgtttccactgtctccccatctatttgccatgaagtgatactttggacacctgatgcgaagagctgattcatttgaaaagaccctgatgctgggaaagattgagggcaggaggagaaggggatgacagaggatgagatggttggatggcatcaccgactcgatggacatgggtttgggtgaactctgggagttggtgatggacagggaggcctggtgtgctgcagttcatgggtcgcaaagagtcggacacaactgagcaactgaactgaactgaactgaactgatgggaccggatgccatgatcttagttttctgaatgttgagctttaagccaactttttcactctcctctttcactttcatcaagagggtctttagttcttcactttctgccataagggtggtgtcatctgcatatctgaggttattgatatttatcccagcaatcttgatcccagcttgtgcttcatccagcccagcgtttctcatgatgtactctgcatataagttaaataagcagggtgacaatatacagccttgatgtactcctttcccgatttggaaccagtctgttgttccacgtccagttctaactgttgtttcctgacctgcatacaggtttctcaagaggcaggtcaggtggtctggtattcatatctctttaagaattttccacagtttgttgtgatccacagagtcaaaggctttggtgtagtcaataaagcagaagtagatgtttttctggaactctcttgctttttcgatgatccaacagatgttggcaatttgacctctggttcctctgccttttctaaatccagcttgaacatctggaagatcatagttcatgtactgttgaagcctggcttggagaattttgagcattactttactagcatgtgagatgagtacaattgtgcggtagtctgaacattatttgacattgcctttcttagggattggaatgaaaactgaccttttccagtcctgtggccattgctgagtttcccaaatttgctggcatattgagtgcagcactttcacagcatcatctttcaggatttgaaatagctcaactggaattgcatcacctctactagctttgtttgtagtgatgcttcctaaggcccacttgacttcacactccaggatatctggctctaggtgagtgatcacaccattgtgattatctgggtcatgaagaccttttttgcatagttcttctgtgtattcttgccacctcttcttaatatcttctgcttctgttaggtccatgccattttctgtccttgattgtgcccatctttgcatgaaatgttcccttggtatctctaattttcttgaagagatctctagtctttcccattctgttgttttcctctatttctttgcattgatcactgaggaaggctttcttatctctccttgctcttctttggaactctgcattcaaatcggtatatctttccttttctcctttgcctttcgcttctcttcttttcacagctatttgtaaggcctccttagacaaccattttgcctttttgcatttctttttcttggggatggtcttgatccctgcctcctgtacaatgtcacaaacctccatccacagttctttaggcactctctctatcagatctaatcccttgagtctattcatCACTtgtactgtataatcataagggatttgacttaggtcatacctgaatggtcttgtggttttcctactttcttcaatttaagtctgaacttggcaataaggagttcatgatctgagatcactaacgtggaatctaaaaaataatacaaatgattctatatacaaaataggAACAAACTcataggcatagaaaacaaacttatggttgccaagagggaaaGAGAGCAGGGAGTGATaaattaggggtatgggattaacagatacccactactacacataaaatagataaacagcaagggcctactgtataacacagggaattataATTACTATCTTATAGTAACCTATAATAGGAAAGAATCTGGGAAAATAACTTTGCGGTACACCTaaaactgggcttccttggtggctcagcagcaaagaatccacctgccaatgcaggagacttaggttcaattcctgggttaggaagatcccctggagaaggatatggcaacccactccagtgttcctacctgggaaatcctactgacagaggaacctgacaggctacagtctgtggagtctcaaaagagttggaaatgacttagcaactaaacaacaacacctgaaactaatacaatattgtaaataaactaaacttcaaattttataaatgtctttaaaaaacagaaaaatggatcTAAAGTCAAAACGCACGCATATCTTTCTGCATTTAATTGCTCCAGTCCCAGTCTCCATTTCCTAGACCTGAGCAGTGCATGCCCGTTCTGACACTTCTTCCCCCCCTGAGGCAGCCCAGGACATTCACTGGAAGAATACGAGTCCTGGGCCTGTACCAGGAGAGAAGAGAGGTATCTAGCACTCAGGCAGGCCAGTTCACTCTTTTGTGATTCCCCTGACCCCATAGATGCACCCCTGCCCAGGGCTCCCGTGCTTCTCCACAAGGAGCCTGTCCAGCCAGTCAGACCAACCAGGGTAAGGATATGTGCCCAGCGAGTCAACCACTCATGCCTTAAGGGGCTCCCCTGAGTCATGAGGAGGCAGTTGCTGGACTGAGCTAGGACCCAGACATCTGGAGCCCAGACTCTAGGCTCACTTTGCCATGGACTGGCTATGTGACTTGGGCAAGGTATCATCAGATTAGTCCATAAATATGTCCTGGCCACGTGGTCCATACCGGACTCCGTGCAATGCTCCCAGAACCCAGACTTGCAGTTCCAGGGCAGGCTGTTGCCAAGCACGAAAGGCCAGTGGCCGGCGAATGATAAGCATCGGGCCACGGGAGGGGTCTGGGCGGAGTGGCTGGGCAGCCCAGGGTGGGGTGCCTCCCCAAGCCCAGGTGAGCCTCAGTGACAGGTGGGAGTTAGCCAGGAGCACGGAAACGTGGAAACCAGACTTGCTGGCATGGGCGGGGGAGGGTGAGGATGCCTTAATGAATTGCAGGGAAATGGTAGGAAGAAACAGGGCAGGGGCCAGACCAAACCCTCCTGAAATCCTAGTCTCTTTACATGGCATCCTGGCCTCAGGGTCCTCATCCTTAAGGTGAGAGGCCTGGACAGGCAGGCTGTCAGCTCAGGGATCCGAAGGCTCCAAGGTGAGGTCTCAGGACTGAGGGGGGTGGTTGCCCAGCCCTGGCCTGGCCACCCTGACCATGGGAACTCGGTCTTCACATCCCCGCATTCTCTGAGGACATGGGGGTGGAGCGGGGGGAAGGGCAGGGGCTGCTGTACCCTCTGGAGTGTCTCCTAGGTGACATGTGCCCTCTGCTCTGTGGGTTGGGTTGACTCAGGGGAAGGGCGGGGGGCAACTCTTTTGCAGTTTATGTTAAAAATTCATACAACAGGGCGGGAACCCAGGAGTCCAGCAAGTCTGCCAAGAGGGACTTCTGGTTCCCAGATGCTGGTCTGGCTGGCTGTCCGTGGCTCCCTGTGTGTCTCTGCACCCTCCAAGTCTGACAGTCCCAAGCCCATCCATTTTTTCAGATCTGGTCAGACACAGCTCTGTCTGGAACTCCATCTGTTCCCGGGTCCCCTCTGCCCCAGCCGGGCTCCCAAGTGACCATCCGAGGATCATCCGCTGGCTCCGCCACCCCTTTCCCACCAGCCGGCCCAGCCTGGCCTGCGTCCTCCTCTCCAGTCAGGCCTGCGGAGAAGGGAGGAGGCCCCGGTTCCGGCCCTGCTGCCCTCACGTGCTTTCCCGGCCGCCCCTCCCGCCCTGCGTCGTCGGCCAGCCAAGCCTGTTCCTCTTCCCGATTGCAACAGAGGCCGCCCGGGCTCCAGCGGCTCCCTGTCCCCGCCCCGCGCCGGCCCTCCACTCCCACTTCCTGAGCCCCGGCGCTGGCGCTGGAGCCCTGGAGGCCAGGCCAGGCCCGGCCACTCCGGCCCCCGGGGTGCGTCCGTCAAGTCCTGTCCCAGCCTCCGGGCTCTGCCACCACTGGCCCGGACGTCCaggcttccacctccctcccaggCCTCCATCCATCTGCTCGGCTGGCAGGCTGACTGGCCGCCATGCGCCTGCCGTGGGCCACCTCCCACCGCGGCCTGGCCTGGGGGCTACTCATCCTGGGCGTCTGGGGTCTCCTGGCCGCATCCCAGCCCCGGCTGGTGAGGGGGGCGCCCATGCAGGTAGGTGGGGCGGGCTTGGCTAGGGGAGAGGGGGTATGGGCCATCCTCTCTGATGTCCCTCTGCTCCTCCCAGCTGACCCCTGAATAATTCACCCCCCTGATTCCATCTCCTCCTGAAGGGGCTCCCATACCACACGGAGAACCAAAGCTGCGGAGACCAGGAAAAGGAATACTACGAGTCCAAGCATCGCCTCTGCTGCTCCCGCTGCCCCCCAGGTGAGAGGCCGGGGCCAGAGGAAGTCTGGGACGGGGAGGCGGGGTACAGGGGGCTCCAGCCCGCCTTGCTGCCTCAGATAGACACCGGACACCAGCTCACAGGGAAATCAGCTGGCAGAAACAGAGAGCAAGAGTCACTTGCCGGCCATCCTATGTAGGCACCGGGACAGGCCCAGGGTCACGTAGCGAGCAGCAGAGGGCACCGTGGGAACCCCAGTCCCCTGACTGTCCTCCTGCCCCACTCACAACCTAGGCACATACGTCTCCACCGAATGTAGCCGCCACCGGGACACCATCTGTGCCACGTGCCCCGAGAATTCGTACAACGAGCACTGGAACCATCTCTCCTTCTGCCAGCTGTGCCGCCCCTGTGACAAGAGTGAGTGGGGTgttccggggtgggggtgggggggtgggatgtCCTGGAGTGCAGCCACTGGGCCGAGCACCCCCCCATCACCCTCCCAGTGCTGGGCTTCGTGGAGATCATGCCTTGCACTAGTGACCGCAAGACCCAGTGCCACTGCCAGCCGGGGATGTACTGCGTCTTTTGGAACTCTGAGTGTGAGCACTGCGAGCCACTCTCCAACTGCCCGCCTGGCACTGAAGCCGAGCTCAAAGGTCAGAGGTCACTGGCAGcagagggtgggaaggaggctgggCGGGCGCTCTTGAATGGGTGCAGGGTGCTGTGTCCATGGTGATGCCCCAGATGGCTAGTTCTCTGTGTAATAAAATGCTTCTCCCTCCCTGAGAAAGGCTCACAGATGGAACCTGCAGAGAAATGGAGTTGGGATGGTGCAGGGTTCGAGGTCCTCCCAGCACTGAGAGGAAGCTGGGCaatggggagagaaggaaagatgctGCGGAGTACAGActggggagggtgggtggggagggggccgtCCAGCAGGCGTCACAGAAGCCCACGGCTGGACGAAAGCCCCCTGTGCCCACTCACCCTGGCTGCCCCGCGCTTCTCTCCTGCCAGATGAAGTCACGGAGGCTAACAGCAACTGTGTCCCCTGTAAAGCTGGACACTTCCAGAACGCCTCCTCTCCCACCGCCCGCTGCCAGCCCCACACAAGGTGAGCGTGCCTGGTTTGCATTCTTCCTGCCCTCCCAGCACCAGCCGATGACAGTCCACCTCATGCTCAGCTCCACAGACCAACTCCACTCCCAGCCGGGAGCCCCGCTGAGCTGGGCTCTTTCCTCCACAGGTGTGAGGACCAGGGCCTCGTGGAGGAAGCCCCGGGCACTGCCCAGTCTGACACCAGCTGCAGAAATCCACAAGAGCCCCCCGACGTGCCAGGTGAGGGCCCAGGGGCATGGGGAGGGGCATATGGGAAGATGCCTTAATTCCACCCACCTAAAAAAAACAGGGAAATGATGAACCCTTTCCTCTCAGAGTTGCAAGAAGAAGCTCCTCAAAGAAACAGTGGCGTATCCCTGGGCCAGGttacttacacacacatacatgcactttTAAAGTTATATGTTCTACATATAACTTAAAAGTTACATACAATATTACACCTACACAGagacatagatatagatataaactacagatatatagatataacTGTACCTGATATCACTGTCATCATTTTGGACATGCCACCCTCACATAACCCAGTTACTGAGTATAGTAGGTTACACCTTCCATCACTAGAGAGAAAATTCTACATTTGATGCTTTCTTGGTCTTTTCTGTGGAATTATTGCTTTTCTTGCTTGAAAGAGGATTATGCATGCTCGTGCTTAGTTGATACCGTTGTGTCCCAGTGGACCATAgccctcaggcttctctgtccatgggattcttcaggcaagagtactggagtcggttgccctgccctcctccaggagatcttccccaccaagggatcgaaccctcgtctcctgcattgcaggcggattctttactgttgaactACTGGGGAAGCCTTATAGAGAATTATAGGATGTTTCTAATGACTGTCATTGTTATCAATCAGGGGAAAGTTTAtttccctaattttaaaaaatggctgaGCATTGATAATCATAGCTTCCATTTAATAAGAGCTAGTGCGTCAGACACTCTGTGGACTTGATTTTCACTAACTCATTTAAACCTCATAATGATCCTATGAAATAGTCCTGTTGTTATCCTtactgacagatgaggaaaccaaagcccagagaggttaggtgacttgcccaagatcacccaTGTGGTAGTTGGTATTAGGAAGACCTGTTCTAGGTCTTTCTTACTCCAAAACCCATGCCATAATACATGCAGACTGTAGAAGATTAGAAAATTCAGATAAACAAAACTAAACCTCACCTGCAGAACCATCAGCTGGCATATCCACGCAACACTTTTGAATATATCTTCCCTGACATTTTTCCacacaacagaaaaaaaacaacattttttcTAAAAGTGGAGTCATTTGAATGTAACTTAATTTTTCATCCAACTATATCATAACCTTTTTTACattctattattaatttttaactgTGTATCAAAAatgattggcttttttttttcttttttcttttttattggggtattgctgattagggcttccctcatagcttagttggcaaagaatctgcctgcaatgtaggagacctgggttaaatccctgggctggaaagagcccgtggagaaggaaatggcaaccca contains:
- the LTBR gene encoding tumor necrosis factor receptor superfamily member 3, whose product is MRLPWATSHRGLAWGLLILGVWGLLAASQPRLVRGAPMQGLPYHTENQSCGDQEKEYYESKHRLCCSRCPPGTYVSTECSRHRDTICATCPENSYNEHWNHLSFCQLCRPCDKMLGFVEIMPCTSDRKTQCHCQPGMYCVFWNSECEHCEPLSNCPPGTEAELKDEVTEANSNCVPCKAGHFQNASSPTARCQPHTRCEDQGLVEEAPGTAQSDTSCRNPQEPPDVPGTMLMLAIVLPLVLFLLLTTVFIYTWKSHPSLCRKLGSLLKRHPEGEESNPADGNWEPPRFNTHVPDLVKPLLPTPGDLTLASAGVPANPNLEEEVLQQQSPLSQARDLDVEPPEQGQVAHGTNGIHVTGGSMTVTGNIYIYNGPVLGGARGPGDPPAPPEPPYPIPEEGAPRPPGFSMPYQEDGKAWHLAETETLGCYAL